The proteins below are encoded in one region of Helianthus annuus cultivar XRQ/B chromosome 2, HanXRQr2.0-SUNRISE, whole genome shotgun sequence:
- the LOC110893890 gene encoding uncharacterized protein LOC110893890: MPEQTAKFAQRVGEVILKTVELGIAMSRLNNEATQEASKGAEAEPSKKSKKLKLHRIPRFVAIIDGRYHDTSLRSCSRTRGAGRGKERGYSLRVASWNVGTLSSKLLEIIDTLKRRRVEIACLQETRWKGHKGDERNGYKLLYSGSDGVKNGVGFLVDVNLYKNVVEVIRHNDRIMVLRLVLGEEVVTVVCAYAPQVGLGDQEKRDFWDCLDGVVRAIPREERIFIGGDFNGHIGRHSDGFSEVHGGFAFGDRNNPGRDLLEFAVAHNLGILNSFFKKKESQLITFSSCGRNTQIDYILMRLGDRRWWRDCKVIPGEAAVTQHRLLVADIVMRGKLTKGERVMRPRVRWGMLKGDKIEVFRDKVLLMTMPRVDGDANQMWEDMANTITNVAKETLGVVKGKRCGHKESWWWNEDVHTKIRIKQGCFRDLLRCTVEEEQAVLRERYKEAKREAKKAVSEAKNAAYKQMYDRLETKEGEHDMFKIAKARERRRQDLGAVKFLKGEDGCVLVKEHDIKMRWRLRNNGYCRRITREEVRTALSKMGRAKAVGPDNIPIEVWKCLGEEGVHWLTILFNLIFKSGKMPDQWRNSVVVPVYKNKGDAQCCGNYRGIKLLGHTMKLWERIIETRIRRETQVTVNQFGFMPGRSTTEAIHILRRLMEKYREKKRDLHMVFIDLEKAYDSVPRRLIWDSLESRGISRKYIDLIRDMYVRTEISVRAPVGDTDSFPVEVGLHQGSALSPFLFAVILDELTKLIQGALPWCLLFADDIVLLADSKQSLNVRLEEWRAALEGRGLRISRSKTEYLYCDFSGVDNDEDIQITIDGQAVPQVTKFKYLGSFVQRDGEIDSDVAHRIQVGWCRWRAATGVLCDRRFPTKLKGKFYRVAIRPAMLYGTECWAIKEVQARKMEVAEMRMLRWMCGHTRLDRIRNNVFRERLEVASISDKIKEERLRWFGHVKRRQTIEPVRVIETLEVEGRRSRGRPKITWDERIKQDLQRLHLSENMVHDRNSWRRRIKVKDF, translated from the exons GCGATTTGTAGCAATCATAGACGGTAGGTATCATGATACTTCATTGAGATCGTGTTCGAGGACGAGGGGTGCAGGGAGGGGAAAAGAAAGGGGGTATAGTTTGCGTGTGGCTTCGTGGAATGTAGGAACCCTTAGTAGTAAGTTGTTGGAGATCATAGATACACTCAAAAGACGTAGGGTAGAGATAGCGTGCCTTCAGGAGACTAGATGGAAGGGACATAAGGGGGATGAGCGCAATGGGTATAAGTTGTTATATTCAGGGTCTGATGGGGTAAAGAATGGGGTAGGATTTCTAGTAGATGTAAACTTGTACAAAAATGTGGTAGAGGTGATACGTCACAACGATAGGATCATGGTGTTGAGATTAGTACTAGGAGAGGAAGTGGTGACAGTTGTTTGCGCATATGCTCCACAAGTGGGTTTAGGGGATCAAGAGAAAAGAGATTTTTGGGACTGCCTAGACGGAGTTGTGAGGGCCATACCTAGGGAAGAAAGAATTTTCATAGGAGGCGATTTTAATGGACATATTGGTAGGCATAGTGATGGTTTTAGTGAAGTGCATGGGGGCTTTGCTTTTGGTGATAGAAACAACCCTGGTAGGGATTTGTTAGAGTTCGCGGTGGCCCACAACCTAGGTATTTTGAATTCTTTCTTTAAGAAGAAAGAATCACAGTTGATTACTTTTAGCAGTTGCGGACGTAACACTCAGATTGACTATATTTTGATGAGGCTAGGAGATCGAAGGTGGTGGAGGGACTGCAAGGTTATACCAGGGGAGGCAGCAGTGACTCAACACCGCTTATTGGTGGCGGATATAGTCATGAGAGGAAAGCTGACCAAGGGAGAGAGGGTAATGCGACCTAGGGTTAGATGGGGTATGTTAAAGGGTGACAAAATCGAAGTGTTTAGAGATAAGGTCCTCTTAATGACAATGCCTAGAGTAGATGGGGACGCTAACCAAATGTGGGAGGACATGGCAAACACCATTACTAATGTGGCGAAGGAAACGCTAGGGGTCGTAAAAGGAAAGAGGTGTGGCCATAAGGAGTCATGGTGGTGGAATGAGGATGTGCATACTAAAATAAGGATTAAACAAGGGTGCTTTAGGGATCTTTTGAGGTGTACAGTCGAGGAGGAGCAAGCGGTTTTAAGGGAGAGATATAAAGAGGCTAAGAGAGAGGCGAAGAAGGCAGTATCAGAGGCGAAGAACGCAGCTTACAAGCAGATGTATGATCGACTGGAAACAAAGGAGGGGGAACATGACATGTTCAAGATCGCAAAGGCTAGAGAGCGTAGAAGGCAAGACTTAGGAGCAGTGAAGTTTTTAAAGGGAGAGGATGGATGCGTTTTGGTCAAAGAACACGACATTAAGATGAGATG GCGACTACGGAATAACGGTTACTGTCGACGTATCACACGGGAGGAGGTGAGAACAGCCCTTAGTAAGATGGGAAGGGCTAAGGCAGTTGGGCCTGATAACATACCAATTGAGGTATGGAAGTGCTTGGGAGAAGAAGGAGTTCATTGGCTAACTATTTTATTCAATCTTATCTTCAAATCTGGGAAAATGCCAGATCAATGGAGGAATAGTGTAGTAGTACCTGTGTATAAGAACAAAGGGGACGCCCAATGTTGTGGGAATTATAGAGGGATTAAGTTACTAGGGCACACTATGAAACTATGGGAGAGAATAATTGAGACGAGAATCCGAAGAGAAACTCAAGTCACGGTAAACCAATTTGGTTTTATGCCAGGGCGATCGACTACGGAAGCAATACATATTCTAAGGAGATTGATGGAGAAGTATAGGGAgaagaaaagggacctacacatGGTGTTCATTGATCTTGAAAAGGCCTATGACAGTGTGCCACGTAGACTGATTTGGGATAGTTTGGAGAGTAGAGGGATTTCTAGGAAGTATATAGACTTAATTAGGGATATGTATGTTAGGACTGAAATTAGTGTCCGAGCGCCTGTGGGGGATACTGATTCTTTCCCGGTGGAGGTGGGACTCCACCAAGGGTCTGCTTTGAGCCCTTTTCTATTTGCAGTTATCCTAGATGAGTTGACAAAGTTAATTCAGGGGGCTCTTCCGTGGTGCCTGCTTTTTGCAGATGATATTGTGTTACTTGCTGATAGTAAACAAAGCCTGAATGTGAGGCTAGAAGAGTGGCGAGCAGCTTTAGAGGGCAGGGGTTTAAGGATTAGTCGATCTAAGACTGAGTACTTATATTGCGACTTTAGTGGAGTGGACAACGATGAGGACATTCAGATCACCATTGACGGTCAAGCGGTTCCGCAGGTGACTAAGTTCAAGTATCTAGGATCGTTTGTCCAGAGGGATGGGGAGATAGATAGTGACGTTGCCCACCGCATCCAGGTTGGATGGTGTAGGTGGAGAGCTGCCACTGGGGTATTGTGCGATAGGAGGTTCCCAACAAAATTGAAAGGGAAATTTTATAGGGTTGCAATTAGACCTGCTATGTTATATGGAACCGAATGTTGGGCCATTAAGGAAGTACAGGCACGTaagatggaggtagcagagatgagAATGCTAAGATGGATGTGTGGGCACACAAGGTTAGACCGGataagaaataatgtttttagGGAGCGATTAGAAGTAGCTAGTATATCAGATAAGATAAAGGAGGaaagattgagatggtttgggcatgtgaagaggaGGCAGACGATAGAACCAGTTAGAGTGATTGAAACCCTCGAGGTGGAGGGGAGGAGGAGTAGAGGTAGACCCAAAATTACGTGGGATGAGCGGATTAAGCAGGATTTGCAAAGATTGCACCTCTCTGAGAACATGGTCCATGATAGGAActcgtggagacgtaggattaaggttaaggattTTTAG